From one Leifsonia soli genomic stretch:
- a CDS encoding protein kinase domain-containing protein — MDERVLLDRYELEDRLGRGGMATVFRAHDRRLGREVAVKVFTSGAAVDDARRRTEATMLARLSHPHLVALHDAHLAADGDTTPSFLVMELVDGEDLRSRLERGPLAPEEAVEIAVGIAEALVVVHEAGMVHRDLKPGNILLSDASVPGGRSVVKLADFGIAHLIGAERITTVGTVIGTAGYLSPEQIFGGEPGPAADIYSLGLVVLEALTGVREFPGTPVEAVAARSARDPRIPASLPEDWRGFLAAMTARDPAIRPTAWEVAVMARELGPQLADWQPDEPTVAAAIGGDATVAAAPAAAVPAAASSAGDADAGLAPTRILPTRGAGAPTPSRTRRRGLLAGGVAAAAVLVTASALALGTMMAPAAQPETDTTPRPTPSVTAPPTTVAPATTTETTEPVATPSPSEDAGPGNDKGPGKDKGPGKDTPGGGPGKNSGNGKGKG; from the coding sequence GTGGACGAACGAGTACTTCTCGACCGGTACGAGCTGGAGGACAGGCTCGGCCGCGGCGGCATGGCGACCGTGTTCCGCGCGCACGACCGGCGCCTGGGCCGCGAGGTCGCCGTGAAGGTCTTCACCTCCGGCGCAGCCGTCGACGATGCGCGGCGGCGCACCGAGGCGACGATGCTCGCGCGGCTGAGTCACCCGCACCTGGTGGCGCTGCACGACGCGCACTTGGCGGCGGACGGCGACACGACCCCCAGCTTCCTGGTGATGGAGCTCGTCGACGGAGAGGACCTCCGCAGCCGGCTGGAACGCGGACCGCTCGCCCCGGAGGAGGCGGTCGAGATCGCGGTGGGCATCGCGGAGGCGCTCGTGGTCGTCCACGAAGCGGGCATGGTCCACCGCGACCTCAAGCCGGGCAACATCCTGCTGTCCGACGCCAGCGTCCCGGGCGGTCGTTCCGTCGTGAAGCTCGCCGACTTCGGCATCGCGCACCTGATCGGCGCGGAGCGCATCACCACGGTCGGCACCGTCATCGGCACGGCCGGGTATCTCAGCCCCGAGCAGATCTTCGGCGGGGAGCCGGGACCGGCCGCCGACATCTACTCGCTCGGCCTCGTGGTGCTCGAGGCGCTGACCGGCGTCCGCGAGTTCCCGGGCACTCCCGTGGAGGCGGTGGCAGCCCGCTCGGCGCGCGACCCGCGCATCCCGGCGTCGCTTCCGGAGGACTGGCGCGGGTTCCTCGCCGCCATGACCGCGCGGGATCCGGCGATCCGCCCCACCGCCTGGGAGGTCGCGGTGATGGCGCGCGAGCTGGGCCCGCAGCTGGCGGACTGGCAGCCGGACGAGCCCACCGTGGCGGCGGCGATCGGCGGGGATGCGACCGTTGCGGCCGCGCCCGCTGCGGCCGTCCCCGCCGCCGCATCGTCCGCAGGCGATGCTGACGCGGGACTCGCGCCGACGCGCATCCTCCCGACCCGGGGCGCAGGCGCGCCGACCCCCTCCCGCACGCGACGGCGCGGGCTGCTCGCCGGCGGAGTGGCGGCGGCCGCCGTGCTGGTGACCGCGTCGGCGCTCGCGCTCGGCACGATGATGGCGCCGGCGGCTCAGCCCGAGACGGACACGACACCGCGTCCGACGCCCAGCGTGACCGCGCCGCCGACGACGGTCGCGCCCGCCACGACGACGGAGACGACCGAGCCGGTCGCGACGCCGTCGCCGAGCGAGGACGCGGGCCCGGGCAACGACAAAGGACCGGGCAAGGACAAGGGACCGGGCAAGGACACCCCCGGCGGCGGCCCGGGCAAGAACAGCGGAAACGGAAAGGGCAAAGGCTGA
- a CDS encoding MarR family winged helix-turn-helix transcriptional regulator, with protein MDANPAEAEEHRPENWPLGRLLGAASRAVERAWADALEQRGLTHAGLIVLHLLELGFDSQSDLARMAHVEPQTMSRTVDRLEREGLVTRAPDPGDRRRHVLAITDAGRSAFEGVRGLEDEVFPAVDDPAAFRAALLQIVTARP; from the coding sequence ATGGATGCCAACCCGGCGGAAGCGGAGGAGCACCGCCCCGAGAACTGGCCGCTCGGCCGGCTGCTCGGCGCCGCCTCCCGTGCCGTCGAGCGCGCCTGGGCGGATGCCCTCGAGCAACGCGGCCTCACCCATGCGGGCCTGATCGTGCTGCATCTGCTCGAACTCGGCTTCGACTCGCAGTCGGACCTTGCCCGGATGGCGCACGTCGAGCCGCAGACGATGTCGCGCACCGTCGACCGCCTGGAGCGCGAGGGCCTCGTCACCCGCGCTCCCGACCCGGGCGACCGGCGCCGCCACGTCCTCGCCATCACCGACGCCGGACGCTCGGCGTTCGAGGGCGTGCGCGGGCTCGAGGACGAGGTGTTCCCGGCGGTCGACGACCCGGCTGCATTCCGCGCGGCCCTGTTGCAGATCGTCACCGCGCGGCCGTGA
- a CDS encoding DUF6458 family protein, with product MSLGAGIFLVVVGAILAFALNLQVAWIDLHLVGYILMVAGVIGIIIGIVLITRRRTSVATTRTAVDPATGERVTRRTGESDDIV from the coding sequence ATGAGCCTCGGCGCTGGCATCTTCCTGGTCGTGGTGGGCGCGATCCTCGCGTTCGCGCTCAACCTCCAGGTCGCCTGGATCGATCTCCACCTGGTGGGCTACATCCTGATGGTTGCCGGCGTCATCGGCATCATCATCGGGATCGTGCTGATCACCCGGCGTCGCACCTCCGTCGCCACCACCCGCACGGCCGTCGATCCTGCGACGGGCGAGCGCGTGACGCGCCGGACGGGCGAGTCGGACGACATCGTCTGA
- the gap gene encoding type I glyceraldehyde-3-phosphate dehydrogenase has protein sequence MTRIAINGFGRIGRNTLRALLERDSDLEVVAINDLTAPAALAHLLKYDSSLGRLGRSVEVDGDALVVDGRRIRVLAEREPADLPWGELGVDVVLESTGRFTSADAARAHITAGAKRVLVSAPSDGADVTLAYGVNTDAFDPAQHVIVSNASCTTNALAPLAAVLDDLAGIEHGFMTTVHAYTQEQNLQDGPHRDLRRARAAAVNIVPTTTGAAKAIGLVLPQLDGKLSGDSIRVPVPVGSIVELNTTVERDVTRDEVLAAYRAAADGPLRGILDYADEPLVSSDITGQPASSIFDAALTRVDGRHVKVVAWYDNEWGFSNRVVDTLELLARS, from the coding sequence ATGACCCGCATCGCCATCAACGGTTTCGGCCGCATCGGCCGCAACACCCTCCGCGCCCTCCTGGAGCGCGACTCCGACCTCGAGGTCGTCGCCATCAACGACCTGACCGCTCCGGCCGCCCTCGCGCATCTCCTGAAGTACGACAGCTCCCTCGGACGCCTGGGCCGCAGCGTCGAGGTCGACGGCGACGCCCTCGTCGTCGACGGCCGCCGCATCCGCGTGCTGGCCGAGCGCGAGCCCGCCGACCTGCCGTGGGGCGAGCTCGGCGTGGATGTCGTCCTCGAGTCCACCGGCCGCTTCACCTCGGCCGACGCCGCCCGTGCGCACATCACCGCCGGTGCGAAGCGCGTGCTGGTGAGCGCGCCCTCCGACGGGGCGGACGTGACCCTGGCCTACGGCGTCAACACCGACGCCTTCGACCCCGCGCAGCACGTCATCGTCTCCAACGCCTCCTGCACGACGAACGCGCTCGCACCGCTGGCGGCCGTCCTGGACGACCTCGCCGGCATCGAGCACGGCTTCATGACCACCGTCCACGCGTACACGCAGGAGCAGAACCTGCAGGACGGCCCGCACCGCGACCTGCGCCGCGCCCGTGCCGCCGCGGTCAACATCGTCCCGACCACGACCGGCGCCGCCAAGGCGATCGGCCTGGTGCTCCCGCAGCTCGACGGAAAGCTGTCGGGCGACTCCATCCGCGTGCCGGTCCCGGTCGGCTCCATCGTCGAGCTGAACACGACCGTCGAGCGCGACGTCACGCGAGACGAGGTGCTCGCCGCCTACCGTGCGGCCGCCGACGGACCGCTGCGCGGCATCCTCGACTACGCGGACGAGCCGCTGGTCTCCAGCGACATCACCGGGCAGCCGGCGTCGTCGATCTTCGACGCGGCGCTCACCCGCGTCGACGGGCGGCACGTCAAGGTCGTCGCCTGGTACGACAACGAGTGGGGCTTCTCCAACCGCGTCGTCGACACCCTGGAGCTCCTGGCCCGTTCCTGA
- a CDS encoding M15 family metallopeptidase codes for MHPTKRLVGVASALLLAVALAGCSTTGSGALAQTVGAPATVPGGGSAGSGGSGGPGAVGLTDADGYIPDGTSLPLESDRPAVAHLDPDLLAALRHAQSAMRQEGAGSAITIADGWRSERYQEHLFAQAVKQYGSEEEAEKWVKRGSDSAHVRGEAVDIADAGAMDYLNRFGAEWGLCQVYANEAWHFELRTAPGGTCPAQSLDGRG; via the coding sequence ATGCACCCAACAAAGCGCCTCGTCGGCGTCGCCTCCGCCCTCCTCCTCGCCGTCGCCCTCGCCGGATGCTCGACGACCGGCTCCGGCGCTCTGGCGCAGACGGTGGGCGCTCCGGCGACCGTGCCCGGAGGCGGATCCGCGGGGAGCGGCGGGAGCGGCGGTCCGGGAGCCGTCGGCCTCACCGACGCCGACGGCTACATCCCCGACGGAACCTCCCTCCCCCTCGAGAGCGACCGCCCCGCCGTCGCCCATCTCGACCCGGACCTGCTGGCGGCGCTCCGTCATGCGCAGTCCGCGATGCGGCAGGAGGGCGCCGGCTCCGCCATCACCATCGCCGACGGCTGGCGCTCCGAGCGCTACCAGGAGCACCTGTTCGCCCAGGCGGTGAAGCAGTACGGCAGCGAGGAGGAGGCCGAGAAGTGGGTGAAGCGCGGCAGCGACTCCGCCCACGTCCGCGGCGAGGCGGTCGACATCGCCGACGCCGGGGCGATGGACTACCTCAACCGCTTCGGGGCCGAGTGGGGACTCTGCCAGGTCTACGCGAACGAGGCCTGGCACTTCGAGCTGCGCACGGCGCCCGGCGGAACCTGCCCAGCGCAATCCCTCGACGGCCGCGGCTGA
- a CDS encoding MarR family winged helix-turn-helix transcriptional regulator produces MKHEPETPRPDTAVLEALQVYRAAEAAMRRRTGAAMGIGENDLLALRLILDNTSAGRPTFAKDLSAYLGVSSASTTLLIDRLVRGGFVERRPSTVDKRSVELVPTLAAQGDTGPLLAAAQEQLAAATAELSPDEAETVTRFLTKMRQTVDRITAERAARPKRT; encoded by the coding sequence GTGAAGCACGAACCGGAAACGCCGCGGCCGGACACGGCCGTGCTCGAGGCGTTGCAGGTCTACCGTGCGGCCGAGGCGGCCATGCGCCGCCGTACGGGGGCGGCCATGGGGATCGGCGAGAACGACCTGCTCGCTCTCCGGCTCATCCTCGACAACACGTCCGCCGGCCGTCCGACCTTCGCCAAGGACCTCAGCGCGTACCTGGGCGTCTCGAGCGCATCCACCACCCTGCTCATCGACCGCCTGGTCCGCGGCGGCTTCGTGGAGCGACGGCCGAGCACGGTCGACAAACGCTCCGTCGAACTCGTCCCGACGCTCGCCGCGCAGGGCGACACCGGCCCGCTGCTGGCGGCAGCGCAGGAGCAGCTCGCGGCCGCGACCGCCGAGCTCAGCCCGGACGAAGCGGAGACGGTCACCCGGTTCCTCACCAAGATGCGGCAGACCGTGGATCGGATCACAGCCGAGCGCGCCGCTAGGCCGAAACGAACCTGA
- a CDS encoding helix-turn-helix domain-containing protein → MSANHVVAVLVLEGAKPLDVGIPAQVFSNRPSMPYEVRVCGPAPGLIAGGDGLSYHVAEGLEALEQADTVFVPGYRTPATTDPPAAVVDALLAAHERGARLAAISTGAFALAATGLLDGKRATTHWHYTRRLAARYPLVRVDENVLFVDEGDILTSAGAASGIDLCLHLVRRDHGVGLSNRVARRLVAAPYRSGGQAQFVPRSVPEPLGDLFAETREWALAHLAEPLTLEALARNARVSARTFSRRFVEDTGYTPMQWVLRARVDLARELLERSDLGVDQIAAQVGLGTAANLRLHFHRILGTSPTEYRRTFSA, encoded by the coding sequence GTGAGCGCCAACCACGTCGTCGCGGTGCTCGTGCTGGAGGGCGCGAAGCCGCTCGACGTCGGCATCCCGGCGCAGGTGTTCTCGAACCGGCCGAGCATGCCGTACGAGGTGCGGGTGTGCGGACCGGCACCGGGGCTGATCGCCGGCGGCGACGGGCTCTCGTATCACGTGGCGGAGGGCCTGGAGGCGCTGGAGCAGGCCGATACCGTCTTCGTCCCCGGCTATCGCACCCCGGCGACGACCGACCCTCCGGCCGCGGTGGTGGATGCGCTGCTCGCCGCCCACGAGCGCGGTGCACGCCTGGCGGCGATCTCGACCGGCGCGTTCGCCCTGGCGGCGACCGGCCTGCTCGACGGGAAGCGGGCCACGACGCACTGGCACTACACGCGCCGGCTGGCCGCGCGCTATCCGCTGGTGCGGGTGGACGAGAACGTCCTGTTCGTGGACGAGGGCGACATCCTCACCTCGGCCGGGGCCGCCTCCGGCATCGACCTCTGCCTGCATCTCGTCCGGCGCGATCACGGCGTCGGACTCTCCAACCGCGTCGCGCGCCGTCTGGTCGCCGCGCCGTATCGCAGCGGCGGCCAGGCGCAGTTCGTTCCGCGGAGCGTGCCGGAGCCGCTCGGCGACCTGTTCGCGGAGACGCGGGAGTGGGCGCTGGCGCACCTGGCCGAGCCGCTGACGCTGGAGGCGCTGGCCCGGAACGCGCGCGTGTCCGCCCGCACGTTCTCGCGGCGGTTCGTCGAGGACACCGGCTACACACCCATGCAGTGGGTCCTCCGCGCCCGCGTCGATCTGGCGCGCGAGCTGCTGGAGCGGTCGGATCTGGGCGTCGACCAGATCGCGGCGCAGGTCGGTCTGGGCACGGCCGCCAACCTCCGGCTGCACTTCCACCGGATCCTGGGGACATCGCCGACCGAGTACCGGCGCACCTTCTCGGCCTGA
- a CDS encoding aminotransferase class V-fold PLP-dependent enzyme: MATGGFMTQQPAQPHDRMHAVTPETRELVDLVLDYSRRRILSEDTPLDKPLPEYELRRLAGQTVSENGIGAERALALFEHVLAPACITTDHPSYLSFIPTAPTKAATAFDLVVSASAVYGGSWLEGSGAVYAENQVLAWLAAEFGLPATAGGVFVQGGTLGNLSALVAARDAARTERGNPAGRWVIVCSSEAHSSVSSAARVMDVDVVAVSPGESGVLTGDAVRPALEEYGDAVFAVVATGGSTNFGIVDDIASIAALKSDFSFWLHVDGAYGLAGMLSPLARDRFAGVEQADSVIVDPHKWLFAPFDACALIYRDPEAGRRAHTQHAEYLDTLTETTEWSPSDYAAHLTRRARGLPFWFSLASHGAAAYRDAVTASIRLAERVAEEIERRDGFRLVRQPQLSVVVFERDGWTKEDYSLWSARLLEEQRAFVTPSSHAGRPNTRFAILNPLTTFENLVGILDTME; this comes from the coding sequence ATGGCCACCGGAGGTTTCATGACTCAGCAGCCCGCTCAGCCCCACGACCGCATGCACGCGGTGACGCCGGAGACCCGTGAGCTCGTCGACCTGGTGCTCGACTACTCCCGTCGGCGCATCCTCAGCGAGGACACCCCGCTCGACAAGCCGCTGCCGGAGTACGAGCTGCGCCGCCTGGCCGGCCAGACCGTCTCGGAGAACGGCATCGGTGCGGAGCGCGCCCTCGCGCTGTTCGAGCACGTGCTCGCGCCCGCCTGCATCACCACCGACCACCCGAGCTACCTGTCGTTCATCCCGACGGCCCCGACGAAGGCGGCGACGGCGTTCGACCTCGTCGTCTCGGCCAGCGCGGTCTACGGCGGATCCTGGCTGGAGGGATCCGGCGCGGTCTACGCCGAGAACCAGGTGCTGGCCTGGCTGGCGGCCGAGTTCGGGCTGCCCGCGACGGCCGGCGGCGTCTTCGTGCAGGGCGGGACGCTCGGCAACCTCTCCGCCCTCGTCGCGGCACGGGACGCGGCCCGCACCGAGCGCGGCAACCCGGCCGGCCGCTGGGTGATCGTCTGCAGCTCCGAGGCGCACTCGTCCGTCTCGTCCGCCGCGCGTGTGATGGACGTCGACGTCGTCGCGGTCTCACCGGGGGAGAGCGGCGTGCTGACCGGGGATGCGGTGCGCCCAGCGCTCGAGGAGTACGGGGACGCGGTGTTCGCGGTGGTGGCCACCGGGGGCTCGACCAACTTCGGCATCGTCGACGACATCGCGTCGATCGCCGCCCTGAAGTCCGACTTCTCGTTCTGGCTGCACGTCGACGGCGCGTACGGCCTCGCCGGGATGCTGTCCCCGCTGGCGCGCGATCGCTTCGCCGGGGTGGAGCAGGCGGACTCGGTGATCGTCGACCCGCACAAGTGGCTGTTCGCGCCGTTCGACGCGTGCGCGCTCATCTACCGCGACCCGGAGGCGGGACGGCGCGCTCACACGCAGCATGCCGAGTACCTGGACACCCTCACTGAGACGACCGAGTGGAGCCCCTCCGACTACGCCGCGCACCTCACCCGCCGTGCCCGCGGGCTGCCGTTCTGGTTCTCGCTGGCCTCGCACGGAGCGGCGGCCTACCGGGACGCGGTGACCGCATCCATCCGGCTGGCCGAGCGGGTGGCCGAGGAGATCGAGCGCCGCGACGGCTTCCGCCTGGTGCGGCAGCCACAGCTCTCGGTCGTGGTGTTCGAGCGCGACGGCTGGACCAAGGAGGACTACTCCCTCTGGTCGGCACGTCTGCTGGAGGAGCAGCGCGCATTCGTCACACCGAGCTCGCACGCCGGCCGCCCGAACACGCGGTTCGCCATCCTGAACCCGCTCACCACCTTCGAGAACCTGGTGGGCATCCTCGACACGATGGAGTGA
- a CDS encoding phosphotransferase, whose amino-acid sequence MSDTPAADIPTDAQLVARLLAERHPDLDGELRLVSDGWDNQLYRLGDRLAVRVPRREAAAHLIEHEQLMLPGIAERVSVRVPVPVRVGVPSASFPWPWSVVEWFEGIDGASVGAAGRVGLAEPLARFIGELAVPAPEAPRNPVRGVPLASRREVVATRLRSLSGRMEVADLEQAWREALDAPAWDGPPLLLHGDLHPGNLLLGPDGELTAVVDFGDVTSGDPATDLATAWLTFDREARERFRRALPTTPDAATWARARGWAVAMASALATASDDNPRMAALARHALAQIPE is encoded by the coding sequence GTGAGTGACACGCCCGCCGCCGACATCCCCACCGACGCGCAGCTCGTCGCCCGGCTGCTCGCGGAGCGGCATCCCGATCTCGACGGCGAACTCCGGCTCGTCAGCGACGGGTGGGACAACCAGTTGTACCGGCTCGGCGACCGGCTCGCGGTCCGCGTTCCACGGCGCGAGGCCGCCGCGCACCTCATCGAGCACGAGCAGCTCATGCTCCCCGGGATCGCGGAGCGGGTGAGCGTCCGCGTGCCGGTCCCGGTCCGCGTCGGCGTCCCGTCCGCGTCCTTCCCGTGGCCGTGGAGCGTCGTGGAGTGGTTCGAGGGCATCGACGGCGCCTCCGTCGGCGCCGCCGGCCGCGTCGGCCTGGCCGAGCCGCTCGCCCGCTTCATCGGCGAGCTCGCCGTGCCGGCACCCGAAGCGCCGCGCAACCCGGTCCGCGGCGTCCCGCTCGCCTCCCGCCGGGAGGTCGTGGCCACGCGCCTGCGCTCGCTGTCGGGCCGCATGGAGGTGGCCGACCTCGAGCAGGCCTGGCGCGAGGCGCTCGACGCTCCCGCCTGGGACGGGCCTCCCCTGCTGCTCCACGGCGACCTGCACCCCGGGAACCTGCTGCTCGGCCCGGACGGCGAGCTGACGGCCGTCGTGGACTTCGGCGACGTCACCTCCGGCGATCCCGCGACGGACCTCGCCACCGCGTGGCTGACCTTCGACCGGGAGGCGCGCGAGCGGTTCCGCCGGGCGCTCCCGACCACCCCGGACGCGGCGACCTGGGCGCGGGCGCGCGGCTGGGCGGTGGCGATGGCGTCCGCTCTGGCCACCGCCTCCGACGACAACCCGCGCATGGCCGCGCTCGCCCGGCACGCGCTCGCCCAGATCCCCGAGTGA
- a CDS encoding diacylglycerol/lipid kinase family protein translates to MPEQTRTAAIVVNPVKVDAPALREALAAAEKRWGWAETLWLETTEDDPGTGQAREALERGVDVVIAAGGDGTVRTVAETLQGTGVPLALLPSGTGNLLARNLDLTLDDVENALDSAFDGDDRSIDVGVAELRNGDEPIRRHSYLVMAGVGIDARMIAATDDDLKARHGWLAYVKAMGKVLRDKNELRIRYRLDGAGVHSARAHTVLIGNCGSLPANILLLPDAAVDDGEFDIVILRPEGFIGWLQIVVKVFWENGVLRRTTVGRRFMGADREVRAMNYLKGREFVMRLSRAEEVELDGDLFGRASALRTWIDPSSLTVKVPRGT, encoded by the coding sequence ATGCCGGAGCAAACGAGGACCGCCGCGATCGTCGTGAACCCGGTGAAGGTGGACGCGCCCGCCCTGCGCGAGGCGCTCGCCGCCGCTGAGAAGCGCTGGGGCTGGGCCGAGACGCTCTGGCTCGAGACGACGGAGGACGACCCGGGCACCGGTCAGGCGCGAGAAGCGCTGGAACGCGGCGTCGACGTGGTGATCGCCGCCGGGGGCGACGGCACGGTGCGCACGGTCGCGGAGACCCTGCAAGGCACCGGCGTGCCGCTGGCGCTCCTGCCCTCCGGCACGGGGAACCTGCTGGCCCGCAACCTCGATCTCACGCTCGACGACGTCGAGAACGCGCTCGACTCGGCGTTCGACGGCGACGACCGCTCCATCGACGTGGGTGTGGCCGAGCTGCGCAACGGAGACGAGCCGATCCGCCGGCATTCCTACCTCGTCATGGCCGGCGTCGGCATCGACGCGCGCATGATCGCCGCCACCGACGACGACCTCAAGGCGCGCCACGGCTGGCTCGCCTATGTGAAGGCGATGGGGAAGGTGCTGCGCGACAAGAACGAGCTGCGCATCCGCTACCGGCTCGACGGCGCCGGCGTGCACTCAGCCCGGGCCCACACCGTCCTCATCGGCAACTGCGGATCGTTGCCCGCGAACATCCTGCTGCTCCCGGACGCCGCGGTCGACGACGGCGAGTTCGACATCGTCATTCTGCGGCCGGAGGGGTTCATCGGCTGGCTGCAGATCGTCGTCAAGGTCTTCTGGGAGAACGGCGTGCTCCGGCGGACGACGGTGGGACGCCGGTTCATGGGCGCGGACCGCGAGGTGCGTGCGATGAACTACCTGAAGGGCCGCGAGTTCGTGATGCGGCTGAGCCGCGCCGAGGAGGTGGAGCTGGACGGCGACCTGTTCGGGCGCGCCTCGGCTCTCCGCACCTGGATCGACCCGTCCAGCCTGACGGTGAAGGTGCCGCGCGGCACGTGA
- a CDS encoding TRIC cation channel family protein, translating to MHPTELSFGTWSLYGGGTLIDLIAATTNALNGALLARRPDHFRNYTFVGIVLMAVIGGIAGGVTRDVILGETPSAFVNPAYLVFSVTAGVVGYLLAYAHGQLFREGLFQFMTSFSLPWYAIIGAQKATGAGYPIVGALAIAVIAPTAGRYLIDVTSGVTPKQFVRGEWFVATAVGTGLVWIVLSEVGVPYWLSVAAAFLVGFTFRVLALYRGWEEPLARGPKGLKVHPDRRPLLGRKLSGRSQEELRMLGLTVDDEPAG from the coding sequence ATGCATCCGACGGAGCTCTCTTTCGGCACGTGGTCGCTGTACGGCGGCGGGACGCTCATCGACCTGATCGCGGCGACCACCAACGCCCTGAACGGCGCGCTGCTCGCGCGGCGGCCCGACCACTTCCGCAACTACACCTTCGTCGGCATCGTGCTGATGGCGGTCATCGGCGGGATCGCAGGCGGCGTCACCCGGGATGTGATCCTCGGGGAGACGCCGTCCGCCTTCGTCAACCCGGCCTATCTCGTCTTCAGCGTCACCGCGGGCGTGGTCGGCTACCTCCTCGCCTACGCGCACGGCCAGCTGTTCCGCGAGGGCCTCTTCCAGTTCATGACCTCGTTCTCGCTGCCGTGGTACGCCATCATCGGCGCGCAGAAGGCCACGGGGGCGGGCTACCCGATCGTCGGTGCGCTCGCGATCGCCGTGATCGCGCCGACCGCCGGCCGCTACCTGATCGACGTGACCAGTGGCGTCACCCCCAAGCAGTTCGTGCGTGGGGAGTGGTTCGTCGCCACGGCGGTCGGCACCGGCCTCGTCTGGATCGTGCTCTCGGAGGTGGGCGTCCCGTACTGGCTGAGCGTCGCGGCCGCGTTCCTGGTCGGGTTCACGTTCCGGGTGCTGGCGCTCTATCGGGGATGGGAGGAGCCGCTCGCGCGCGGGCCGAAGGGCCTCAAGGTCCACCCGGACCGACGTCCGCTGCTCGGCCGGAAGCTCTCTGGACGATCGCAGGAGGAGCTCAGGATGCTCGGGCTCACGGTCGACGATGAGCCTGCCGGCTGA
- the argG gene encoding argininosuccinate synthase, with amino-acid sequence MSKVLSSLPVGERVGIAFSGGLDTSCAVAWMREKGAVPCTYTADIGQYDEPDIDAVPGRAKEYGAEIARLVDAKRALVEEGLIALQCGAFHIRSAGKTYFNTTPLGRAVTGVLLVRAMMEDGVEIWGDGSTYKGNDIERFYRYGLIANPRLRIYKPWLDAAFVEELGGRTEMSEWLVARGFPYRDPSEKAYSTDANIWGATHEAKRLEELDAGLDIVDPIMGVAAWRDDVEVVPETVSVRFEAGRPVAINGVEFDDPVALVLEANAIGGRHGLGASDQIENRIIEAKSRGIYEAPGMALLHIVYERLLNAIHNEDTVANYHNEGRRLGRLMYEGRWLDPQSLMLRESLQRWVGSAITGEVTVRLRRGDDYTILDTTGPALSYHPEKLSMERVGNSAFGPGDRIGQLTMRNLDIADSRSRLEQYAAAGLIGGPTGALVGELQEGSARAILEGVEPVDAELSREIDLSSEGAAFDSGTD; translated from the coding sequence GTGTCCAAGGTTCTGAGCAGTCTGCCCGTCGGTGAACGAGTCGGCATCGCGTTCTCGGGAGGGCTCGACACCTCCTGCGCGGTCGCCTGGATGCGCGAGAAGGGGGCCGTGCCCTGCACGTACACGGCCGACATCGGCCAGTACGACGAGCCCGACATCGACGCCGTCCCCGGCCGCGCGAAGGAGTACGGCGCCGAGATCGCCCGCCTGGTCGACGCCAAGCGCGCCCTGGTCGAGGAGGGCCTGATCGCGCTGCAGTGCGGCGCCTTCCACATCCGCTCGGCAGGCAAGACATACTTCAACACCACCCCGCTCGGCCGCGCGGTCACCGGCGTCCTGCTGGTGCGCGCGATGATGGAGGACGGGGTCGAGATCTGGGGCGACGGCTCCACCTACAAGGGCAACGACATCGAGCGGTTCTACCGCTACGGCCTCATCGCCAACCCGCGCCTGCGCATCTACAAGCCGTGGCTCGACGCCGCGTTCGTCGAGGAGCTCGGCGGCCGCACCGAGATGAGCGAGTGGCTGGTCGCGCGCGGCTTCCCGTACCGCGACCCGAGCGAGAAGGCGTACTCGACCGACGCGAACATCTGGGGAGCCACCCACGAGGCGAAGCGCCTCGAGGAGCTGGATGCCGGCCTCGACATCGTCGACCCGATCATGGGCGTCGCCGCGTGGCGCGACGACGTCGAGGTCGTCCCCGAGACGGTGTCCGTCCGCTTCGAGGCCGGCCGTCCGGTCGCCATCAACGGCGTCGAGTTCGACGACCCGGTGGCCCTGGTGCTGGAGGCGAACGCGATCGGCGGCCGCCACGGCCTCGGCGCGTCCGACCAGATCGAGAACCGCATCATCGAGGCCAAGAGCCGCGGCATCTACGAGGCGCCGGGCATGGCTCTGCTGCACATCGTCTACGAGCGGCTGCTCAACGCCATCCACAACGAGGACACGGTCGCGAACTACCACAACGAGGGCCGCCGCCTCGGCCGCCTGATGTACGAGGGCCGCTGGCTCGACCCGCAGTCCCTCATGCTGCGCGAGTCGCTGCAGCGCTGGGTCGGCTCGGCGATCACCGGCGAGGTCACCGTGCGCCTCCGCCGCGGCGACGACTACACGATCCTCGACACCACCGGGCCCGCGCTCAGCTACCACCCGGAGAAGCTGTCGATGGAGCGCGTCGGCAACTCCGCCTTCGGCCCGGGCGACCGCATCGGCCAGCTGACCATGCGCAACCTCGACATCGCCGACTCCCGCTCGCGGCTCGAGCAGTACGCGGCGGCCGGGCTCATCGGGGGCCCGACCGGCGCGCTGGTCGGCGAGCTTCAGGAGGGCAGCGCCCGCGCGATCCTCGAGGGCGTCGAGCCGGTGGATGCGGAGCTCTCGCGCGAGATCGACCTCAGCTCCGAGGGCGCAGCGTTCGACTCCGGCACCGACTGA